A single window of Rhodamnia argentea isolate NSW1041297 chromosome 5, ASM2092103v1, whole genome shotgun sequence DNA harbors:
- the LOC115733384 gene encoding uncharacterized protein LOC115733384 isoform X1 codes for MSTQMLFLVTLVVLSSSMRSHAVEYTVTNNAGNTTGSIRFTNEIGIPYSKQTLTDSTGFIWRTFQQNSPADQKDVARVSLSVDNMDGVAYTSDDEIHVSATYLGSFPGDVKGEFAGVLYHEMTHVWQWNGAGQAPGGFIEGIADFVRLQSGYVPDHWVRPGQGDRWDQGYDVTARFLDYCNGLRNGFVAELNKKMRSGYSDDYFVDLLGKSVDQLWKDYKAKYAS; via the exons ATGTCGACCCAAATGCTCTTCCTCGTTACCCTGGTCGTCCTCTCATCTTCCATGCGATCCCATGCGGTGGAGTACACCGTGACGAACAACGCGGGCAACACTACCGGCAGCATCCGTTTCACTAATGAGATCGGGATCCCGTACAGCAAGCAGACGCTGACCGATTCCACCGGTTTCATTTGGAGGACCTTCCAACAGAACAGTCCCGCGGACCAAAAG GACGTCGCCCGAGTGAGCTTGTCCGTAGACAACATGGACGGCGTGGCTTACACGAGCGATGACGAGATCCACGTGAGCGCCACGTACCTTGGGAGCTTCCCCGGGGACGTGAAGGGGGAGTTCGCGGGGGTCTTGTATCACGAGATGACGCACGTGTGGCAATGGAACGGGGCCGGGCAGGCCCCCGGGGGGTTCATCGAGGGGATTGCGGATTTCGTGAGGCTCCAGTCGGGGTACGTGCCGGACCACTGGGTGCGGCCAGGCCAGGGCGATAGGTGGGACCAAGGTTACGACGTGACGGCGCGGTTTCTTGACTATTGCAATGGCCTGAGGAACGGGTTCGTGGCCGAGCTGAACAAGAAGATGAGGAGTGGCTACAGCGATGACTACTTTGTTGACCTGCTAGGCAAGAGCGTTGACCAGCTCTGGAAGGACTACAAGGCTAAGTACGCTTCCTAA
- the LOC115733384 gene encoding uncharacterized protein LOC115733384 isoform X2 — MSTQMLFLVTLVVLSSSMRSHAVEYTVTNNAGNTTGSIRFTNEIGIPYSKQTLTDSTGFIWRTFQQNSPADQKAVAQVSLFIDNMDGVAYTSGDKIHVSATYLGHFSGDVKREFTGVLYHEMTHVWQWNGAGQAPGGLIEGIADFVRLRSGYVPGHWVKPGQGDRWDHGYDVTARFLDYCNGLRNGFVAELNKKMRTGYSDNYFVDLLGKGVDQLWKDYKAKYAT, encoded by the coding sequence ATGTCGACCCAAATGCTCTTCCTCGTTACCCTGGTCGTCCTCTCATCTTCCATGCGATCCCATGCGGTGGAGTACACCGTGACGAACAACGCGGGCAACACTACCGGCAGCATCCGTTTCACTAATGAGATCGGGATCCCGTACAGCAAGCAGACGCTGACCGATTCCACCGGTTTCATTTGGAGGACCTTCCAACAGAACAGTCCCGCGGACCAAAAGGCCGTCGCCCAAGTGAGCTTGTTCATCGACAACATGGACGGCGTGGCATACACGAGTGGTGACAAGATCCATGTCAGCGCCACATACCTCGGGCACTTCTCGGGGGACGTGAAGAGGGAGTTCACGGGGGTCCTGTACCACGAGATGACGCACGTGTGGCAATGGAACGGGGCCGGGCAAGCCCCTGGCGGGCTCATTGAGGGGATTGCCGATTTCGTGAGGCTCCGGTCAGGGTACGTGCCTGGCCACTGGGTGAAGCCAGGCCAGGGCGATAGGTGGGACCATGGTTACGACGTCACGGCGCGGTTTCTCGACTACTGCAATGGCCTCAGGAACGGGTTCGTGGCCGAGCTGAACAAGAAGATGAGGACTGGTTATAGCGATAACTACTTCGTCGACCTGCTAGGCAAGGGCGTTGACCAGCTCTGGAAGGACTACAAGGCTAAGTACGCCACCTGA